The nucleotide window TGATGAGGCCTCTCCCGTGGTCACCACCCACCAGAGCGGTCAACGCTTCGGAGAGGGTGCCTTTGCCGCGGCCCTTCCGACCGGTGACATCAAAGGACCGTTCAATAGGGAATGCCTGGCTGGTGTCCTTTGGCGCGATGGCCCACCGGAAACCGCCACGAACCAAATTGATCAGGCCATCGTCATTGGCGCAGGCTTCCCTCAGGAACCGGTGAAAGTTCGGGCACTTGGCTTCGGGTTCGTAGTTGTAATCCAGGCAGAAGGTGAGGAAGTCTTCCCGCCGGTGCCCAGGGGTGAATTGACCCGTGCGCCAGTTGAGGGTGCCGTTAGCGAAGCCGATGAGGTCAACTGAATCCCAGGGCGCATCAGTTGATAAGCGGGCCAGCAATTCACTGGTGATGCTGTTGATGGCGCTGGTGCTGCGCTTCACCCAGCCGCAGTGATCCATCCACAGATGCAATGGCGTCAGCAGTGCGCTGGAGTCGCTGCGATCAGGGCAACGCTGCCAATGGCGACCATTCCAGCGATATAGGCCAACACCCTTCCGCTTGGCGAAGTTGTCCTTGAAAACGGTCCAGGCGATTAGGGCCTTGTCGTGCGATTCCTTGGGCTCAACAGTCCAAATGAATTGATGGTCGCCGTCCTTGTCGATTTCGGTGGCCGGACGGGCCAGTTCACGCAGCACCCGATAGGCCTGAGCACCGTGGCGAACGATGAAGTCATCAACGCCGTTTTTGCGACCATCCAGCTCGGGCGGGATGAAGGTGACAAGGACGCGGCCTTCGTGGTGATCAGCAAGGTGCTTCGAGAACGCCGCCATGGCGCCCTGGACTTCGACCTTGTGAACGATGTCCGAGTCAAAGGCGATCCGATGGGTGCGCTTCCGCAATTCGAGGGCATCGAATTCAGGTAGCGGCTGGCTGCGGCCGGTGCGCTTGTCGCGCCATGAATCCACCCCTGACAGACCGATGGTGGGGAAGTCGTGGTGATTGGCGCAATCAGCCTTTTTCTCGCCTTCGGTCCAGTCCAGGTCCTTGCCTGGTTTCAATGCTGCTTTGGGCAGCAGGGGGGAGAGATAAGGCCGACAGCCAGCTTCGCCTGCGGTCAGGTATTTGGCGGTCTTCCCGTCCTTGGTTGGCACCGGTGTGACCGGCTTCAACCGATAGAAGGTCTTGCCGTCTTCCCATTGGTAAGGCTGGCCGTCAGGGCCATTCATCGGCACCACCCAACCAGCGTGTTTGTGGCCCGTGAGTTTCAGTGCCTCCTCGGCAGACACCTCGCGGTATTGCAGCCGGTGGTGGACGGACTCCGGCAACGCCGATGCCAGCAATTCCTCAGTGAGGTTCATCAACCCGCCTCCTGAGTCTTTTCTGGAACTCGCCGCACCAGTCACCGCCGCAGGTGGAGGGGAAGTGAGCCTCGGGGCTGTCTTCCAGTGAGGTGCGCACGACTAAGGGGCGTGGGGCGTGTCGATGGCACAGCCCTTCATTGCCGTTGGGTTCCCAGAAACGGCAATCAATGCAGTGACCTTTCATCAGCCCACCCCGTGGTCAATAACAACCTGAGGGGTCTCTTGGGCAGGCGCGCTTTCTTCACCACAACTCATGCTTCACCTCCATCCATCGTTTCGATGTCGGAGGGATCAACCCTGCTGAACGTTGTGAAAGCAGTGTCTGTTTCAGCCGGGAACCACCGAAGTGGTGCGGCTGTGGTCATGCCTTGGAATCTGTAATGCTCTCCAGCCTTGAAGGGGCTGGGTTCAAGGTGCCGCAGTTTCAGCAGCAGTTTTTGCGAGATGCCTAGAGCCTTGGCCATGTCTGGCGTGCTCAGCGTCTCGCGGACACTCGGGGACATCGTGGTTCGGGCAGGTGTTTTCTGCCCGTTGCTGGTGCTCAGCCCGCACCCTGGAAAGCGAACTCCCGCCCATGGCCGACATCCCATTGAAAATGGATGAGAGCACATCTGGACGGGGGTTGGGACCATTCAGCCGGTAGGGCTCTACCAACTTCAGGACCGCTTGGGGATCGTCACCAGAAGCAACTGATTCCAGTGCCTTCACCAGCTTTCTCGGGTGAAAAGTGCCCTTAGGTGTGCTTACCCAATGGCGATTTCCAGTCTCGTGATTGATCACGAAGACTTGAGATTGCTGTTGTTGGCGGCGGCGTGCCAAAGCACCAAACGCAACGGGAACCAGAGGGCTCGTGGTCAACGACCTGCATCACGATCCGCCCGATTAAGGGTGAACCGCACCGGACGGAAATTCCGCAATCCGGTATCTCTGTGACCGCAACGCTACACAGGTCAATCCAAATCTGCAAGGGTTAATTGAAAATTGGATCCTGAAACCTTGCGTCCCCGGATGATTCCAGAATCCTAATATCATTCCGCCTGGGTATACCTAAGCGGCGAAAACACCTGCAAACGCTGCTGCTGTGGTCTCTTGTGATTCCCACCGGTAAGCGCGTCCGTGGGCCTCGATGTTGTGGCCCATCGCTGCACAGATGGCCCCCAGCTCAATCTTCTGCCGGTGGCAGCGCAGGCTGTAGGTGTCGCGGAATGAGTAGGCCCGCAGCCATTCACCGCGCTCCTCACAAACCTGCTTCAGCTGTTGCCACTCTGGTTGTCGCTTCAGAAACACTTCAACGTGATGGCCATCCAGTTTTCGTGGTTCGCCGTCATTGCCCACCGGCCATTCCAGAACACCAGCGTGCTTTTGCTCGATCAGGTTCCAGCGAATGGGACTGCCATCGGTGTCCTGCAGCCAGCAGGGTTCAAGTTGGCGTTGGGCGGTTTGGCTTGCACCGCAGGTTTTCTCATAACTGCACCAGATGCCCAGGCTGCCGTCATCTCTGGTGTTGGGAGTCAGGTGCTGCAATTCGATGGGCCTGAGGCCAAATAGCGTCAATGTCCTAATGACGTTGCCCCATCCCAAATTGCGGCTTGAGATGGCATCTATCAAAAACTGCAGTTCAGTGTCAGACAATGTGGCCTTGCGGCGTTTCTTGGGTGCTTTGCCTCGCAACTCCTTGATGTCCACCTTGGTGATCTGCCAGGACTTGGCGGCACCAAACCGGGCGATGGCGTGATCAGTCAGGTTTCGCAATGCGATGCAACAGGCGGCACGTGATGGGGCCATGCCCGTCCATTTGGCCAGTGTTCCCTTTAGAAGGCTGTGGCCATCAGAGGCTTGACCGGCATCAATCAGTCGAATGGCTTCGGTCACATAAGGCTGGTAGTTGTCCCGCCATGTGGTGGCCCGGATCTCATTGCGGTGATTCATCAAGACATCCCGCAGGCTGTCGGCAACATCAGGCCAGGCCAGTTTCTGACGCATGGTGGTGCTGTCACCCTGTGCCGCAGCCAGTGCGCTCTTAAGGGTGCCGTGCTCATTGCTTAGGACTGACTTGGCAATGCGGTTAATCAGCAGCAAAGCCCTGTTTGTGTTGCCCGGTGCCCAGTCCAGTGGCAGAACAACCGATTGCTTTTTGCCAGTTCCTGGCGGTCGATGCTCAAGGCGCATTTTGCCGTTGTGCTGGCTGACGGTCCAACCCACTGCATTTGCACGAACGGCAGCCCTAAACCCTTGCTCCCAGGGTGCACCTGCTGTGGTTTTAGGCATGAGTCATTTGTGATCTGTTGCCCATGATTGTGGGCATCCGTGGGCATTAAAGTCAATATAGGTCGGTCGAGGTCTTCACGGTTCCTTGTAACAGCAACGGTTTTCAGGCTCTCACTGGCCAAATCATCCTGTATCACCCAATTGACTCACGGGGGCTGGAAGGCCCCCTTAATCACTCCACCGCAGTGGATCCAAGGGATTTGCCGTGTTGCCAAAAAGCAGTCCGTTGACAAAACGTTGACAACGTTCAAAAAGATCAGGCCGCGTTGACAACAGGAGATTCGTGACCGCAGCACTGGCGCAGGTCTGATTCATGCCCGCCGGTGCAGCTCTGATCGAAACTTCCCAGCACCTCGATTGGCATCCATGGCGAGCATCTGCTGCAACGCCATACAACTCCTCTGATCGCCCTCAGAACACGCTACTTTCAGCCGATCCACCTTCGCTGCCATTAGCTGCTGTCGCCGCGTCAACGTCCGCTCTTGGTTCTTCTGACACTGGCGACAACCCATGCTTCGGCTCTCTCTCACCAATTCTGGCGAGGTGAACAGAACTCTTTTCAGCGGGGAATGCTTTCAGCAGTTCTTAGAGCGAAATGTGCGGCGCCTTTGGGCTGAATCCAATGGGGATTCCCCTGAAGCCATTGCCAATACCTGCAGCGGACAAGCGAGAGCACGAAAAGGTGCGTGATCGCTGCTTTCAACTAGAGAACCGATTGACTTCCCAAAATGAAAGATCGATAGTCAAGGGAATTACACAAACCTTTGCATGGTCTAACGGTGACAGGCTGCTTTCGAGGGTCGGCTTGCCGAACTCCCTGCTACCCCCTCAATCAAGGAAGTCACGGGGAAGACCTCAGGCAATAACACCTGAACCATGACCTGCGACACGCAGATGACCCTTGCGTTGCTTCAGGAAATGCTTCTAGCGCTGCTTGCGAACGACCCTGATGGCTTCAAAGCATGGCTGTCTCTAGGAATCGAACGGCTTGGCAAGCCTGTTGTCATTGAGCTGATGGTGGATTGGATGGACCCAATCCTCACCACTGACGAGGCGGACAGGCTGGACGGTTGGCACCTAGGGGGCAGCCTCTAACGCAGTTGGGGCGTGCCCGATACTCCATTGGTGTCCTATCTATGGATCAACGCACCTCCAATATTGAAAAGCTTATGTCTCAACAACTCTCGCAAGAAAAAGTAAACGCCTTTCGGTTAAGGCAACGCGATACAGGCTGGGGCTATGCCTGGGCACATCTGGTGCCCTTTGTTGGCCTTTATTATGCAGTGACACGGCGCACCATCACACCCTTTCTGGTGGATCTGCTGGGCTCAATTGCCATCACGATTGTGTTCTTAATCCCTGCAGTTGCGATTGAGGATGAACAAGCATCAATGATGTTTTCTATTTTAGGCAATCTCACGGCTATCGCCGCAACGCCGTTCCTTGTCAAAAATGGTATTGACCGTGCCCGGAAAGCAGCCCACAAGTCCCTGCTTGATGCAGATTACTGGGGGAAGTGAGCTCGGCGGCCCATCTAGACCATGGAGATCAGGCCAGGGCTGAAGGCTGGTGCGTTGCTGCGTCCAATGACGGCGAGGTGTGTGTGTTGGGTTGATGTGGGTGAAAGTCCCTCAGTTGGGGGAGGTGCTTTCCAGCGAGAGCGGCGATGGTGAATACATCGGAGAGATGACCTCCACAACTCACTTAATTACAAATGAGACTAGGTAAACCATCGCTAGGGCTGATGGCGATTCATTCACGGTCGTCGCCCTGCAATAGCAAATTGATTGACCTTGATGACTGCAGCAGGCGACTGATTTGCTTTAAAGCTAATTACCAGCAAAGGCTGAAAATACTTTGATGCTTCTAATTAATCTCTAAGAAACGACAATCTTCGGTATTGTGCATTTCCTCAAAGCATTTCACTATTCAAGAAAGGTTTTGCAATATTAATATTTCATTGGAATTGAGCGCAGATGGTTCCTAGCGTGTCATCTGACGGGACAAGGGGCGTGCTTGCTAAAGGTTAAGAGATTGTAGATATTTGAGGCATGCAGCGAGTCTTGCGCTGAGCATCAGCGTTCTGTTTGATTGCTATGAATAGAAGGATTGCTACCGCGTGTCGCTCATGTTTAAGACGAGTTTTCTGATTTCAGCTCTGTTGGCATTGTCTTTTTGGCCAAACAAGGTTTTGTCTCAGGCTAATTCTGTAGAACAGCTTGATGGTACAAAATGGTGCACTTTTGACAAGGCTAATTCTATTGCAAGGATTACTTACCGTGGAGATGTTAGCTATGTATCAAGCGGCAATACCTGCATGAGTCTTGACAGGGTGGGCAAAATGGGTGCTTGGAAGGTAAGTTTCGAATGGTGGAATCTAGAGTCAAAGATTAGGGTGAAAGAATATGCTTTGGCTTCAACGGTTACAGCAAAAGCTCTTGCATATAAAGAGGCTAAATCTGCCGAAGATCGTCGTATCCCTTATGCAAGCACGACTCCTGGTACGCGTGGTTCGGGATATATTCACCTTTTAGATAGCAAAACATTGAGGCTGTCTCAATTGGGTAGAGGTGCAAACGGAGATGTTACACTTCTCGTGTATTACCTGGAGAAAGTTTCTGCTTTCCCAAAACTGAATATTCCATTGACATTTCCTTCTCCGCGGGCCGACTAGTTGCCGGGAGTCGCTTAGGTTCAGGGAAGTAATTACTCATGTTTTTGATTGAAATGTTCTGGGTGTATGGTTTGTCTATCCAATTCTTTCTAGCGAAAAAGCAAATATTTTCTACGAACTGCGCCTGCTTTTTGCAGGTGCAGCATATTTCGAGAGAATTGAATCTTATTTGTAAATTGGTCCACACCCCGACAAGGGGAAAGCAGGGGGCGTGGTGTTGTCGCTATCGATCTCCCGACAAAACATTCACCCCGACTAAATGGCGGGGTTTTTTATTGCTTTGCAGAAGGTGATGGGATGGACGCTTGAGGCTGGGTGACAGCACTGCGTGACAGCCGAGAGCATCAGGGCCATCATTCGCGGAACAGAACCTGTTCGATGCTCCGCCGCCTTTCCGTCGGACTACTGGCTTCTGCCCTAGTCCTAGCCCCTTTGCCCACCAAGGCTCATGCAGGAACTGCAGAAGACCTTGGTGATGTGATGAGCATCAGCCTCAAGGACGTCGTGAAGCCGACCATTGGGTTCCAGGGAGCACTGCAAGGTGCTGGCACCCCGAATCAGGCAGGCATCGGCGGGTTCCTTCCACTGTCTGTTAATGAGAACAGCGTTTGGTTCATTGATGCACTGGTCAACGCCAACTTTGGAGACCGAAGCAGCTTCAGCAGCATTGGCGACACCTTGGTGTCAGGTACCACCCTCTCCACCTTTACGCGTTTGGGGTATCGCTGGCTGAATGGGGATCGCAGTTGGATGTATGGCGTCAACGGCGGCTATGACACCCGCCAGATGGCAACTGGTGACACGACCAATGACCTGCCCATCATTGACCCTCAAACGGTCTTGTTCCAGCAGGTTGAGATTAATGCAGAAGCCAAGAGCAATCGCTGGGGCGTGAGTTCTTATGGACTGATTCCCATCGGCGAGTATGGATATGGCTCTGACAATGTTGCCACGATTAATAGCTTCTATGGAGCATCGCCATTAACAACTGTTGGAGCCGATATTGATTGCAATATTCTACCTGGTCTATCTATGTCAGGCGGTTATTGCTATCAATATAGCGAGAAAGAACTTGATGAATTCAAGAGCTATCCCGACGGCTCTGGATTTAAGGCACGCTTGACATATGACCTGAATGATCAATTACAAGCTGGTGTCGTCTACACCTAAGACGAAAATTTCGAGTCGAGAGTATCTGCAGATTTCAAGGTGCGTTTTGGAAGTGATGCAAAGTCACTGTCTAAATTCATCGGATTCCCTGTGCTGCAAGGACTAAGTGATAATCCAAGAAATAGAAATATTAGAGTTGGTAATTCCTGTGGTTCGATTTTCCCTGAGGGCTGTAGTGGGGATTTGGATGGGGATTTTGAACAACAAAGAGGTCAGGGTGCTCCTGGGCAAGGTGATGGCACCGGCGGAGATGCTGCCTGAGGGTTCGACCAAAGTCCCACTACTTAATAGATTCCAACTCCCATGCAGCATTGATCAGGATTATTGGCTCAAGCCCTCGCAATTGCAGGGTCTTTTTATTTCTTTAGCCGATGCCTAATCATGCCTAAATACCATCCAATACCTGGCAATAAATAAACATAATCCCAGTCAGAAATGGCGGGGTTTTTTATTGCTCCCTCAGTTGGGGGAGGTAGGCGGCTGAAATCGGGCGGAAAATCCCTCAGTTTGGGGATATGGACGAAACCATTACTTGCAATAATTCCCAGGAGGTGATTTCAATGAGTGACTTTAAAAAAGAAAAGTAACTATGCATGACGACCCTTCGGAAACCCCTAGGGGAACATAAGAGCGGAGTCCTGGTTGCCGAGCCGTTTGGCCTGAGACCGCAGAGTGATGGGTGTTCTGGTCAGGTTGATAGCCCCGAACCTTTTCAGACACAGTTCAGGCCGCCACCAACCAGCGGCCCGCCAAGGCGAGAACGAGAGCTAATCCCGAGGCTCCCATCCAAGCTGTCCGATGGTTTGCCAACTGGCGCCGCAGCAGCGCCACGCTCGCGCCCCACCCCAGCAGCACAAAAGTGCTTTGGCAAAAAGCAATGACGTGTGAGTCAGCTCTCCAAGTCGGCAAGGTCTGAGACCAACTCCAGTCCATTGGTGCAAGGCTGACGGGGAGCAGCTGTCCTGCTTCGCTCATACCCAAAGGCAGATGCCGCGCCAGCAGCAGGGCCCAAACGAGTGGCAAAAGGCCATAAAGAGTGCGTCGAATCCGCTCGCGGCTAAAGGCCATCGAAGCGAGGCCATACAGAAGTGCTGGGATCGAAAGGGCAGAGATGGACAGGAGCAGACGAAGAAGAAGCGGACCATCCAACAGGCTTTCCGGGGTGCCGGGAATCCATCCGAGCAGTCGGTTTGCCTGGTGCAAGCAAACATCTCCCGCCAGGACCAGTAGCAATGCGGGCTCTCCGTAGGGCAACTGCATCTCACGCTGAATATCCGCGGCAGGTGGCCTGAGTGCGAGTTGAACCGAACGATGCGGGCAGGCTTGGGCGCAAGTCATGCACAAGACACAGTTGCGGTTGTCCTTCAGGTGAGCGGGATGAGTCCCCAGAGGGCAACCCTCCGTGGCCATTCCCTCGCCATCGGCTGGACCGCCTTTGAAGCAGGAGTAGCTGTTGCAACTGCCGCTGCAGGTTCCGACCTCAGCGCGTAGCTCCAAGATTGACAACTTTGCGAACAGACCGTTCATGCCTCCAACCGGACAGAGATATCGACACCAAAACCGCTTTTCAAAGCACAGAGAGCCAATCACTGCACCTGCTGTGATCAACAACAGCAGACAACTGCTCAGCCACGCCGTGTTCTGCAGGTTCCAGACCTCCTCCCAAAGCAGGATCAGTGCGAAGCCCGCCGCCAACAGGGGGGAGGCCCACCGGTCACTCTCCCCGCGGGGCCAGCGAGCGGGTTGCCAGCCCAAGGCTCGCACCAGACGTTGGCTGATCTCACCCCAAACCATGAATGGACAGAAGGAGCACCACAGACGACCGACTAGTGGGTAGCCAAGAAGGATCAAGGGCCACCACCAAGCCCAGAACAGGTTCAATGCACCGTTATGGGCGCGATCTTGCGGTCCCAGCCATAGCCAGAGATTGACCAGCACAAACAGCCAGCTGACCAAGCCAAAGAGCAATGTGTTCCAGAGCAATGGAGCCCGCATCCACTCCCTCAGTTGAGGCTTCCAACGCCAAATGTCGAAGCGGTAGCGCTGTTGGCGAGGCGGTGTCCAGAACACGTCCTCTGGAATTAGTTCCGGAAACGTGGAGCCGTCTTGCTGATTGATCTGCTGAAGCGCTCGATCAATCAAAGTTTCAAGCTCACGGATGTTGCTTGGAAAGTCGTAAGCCTGAAGACGTTTAATCACAGCCTCGGACACTCCAGGAGCTTTATGCCATCCGAGTTTCCGACTGCGCAGTCGGATGCCATACCGAAGCCACTCCCCGAGATCCTTTCGACGTACTCGAAGCGGCGGTACCCGAATCAGGCTGCAGCGCTGAACAATGTCGGGGCAGACCGTCTCTGAGGTGAAAAATAGGCGTCCTCGGAAACCGTGATGACCATCAAGAAGCTCCAGCAGCAAGTGTTTGAGCGTCTCTGGAGCACGGTCGACCTGATCGATGAGTAGTGATCCATCGCCAACAAGCTGAATCAGGGAACGACCATCTGAAGCTTCCAGCGGCTGCAGCAAATCGCTGCCATCCGCTTTTGTGAGGGCCGCATCGAGGCGAAGCATCAGCTCTTTGCGCTGAGGAGATCCGAAGTGGATCAGCGCCGCAATGTTGTCCTTCTCCAGGCCCGGTTCTCCGAGGATGAAGACCGCTCGCTGCTGAACATCCGCGGCAGCCTGTCGCACGGACTCCCTTAGCGTTTTGGCGTAACGACTGCTGCCCACCACGCCCCGTCGTGCGCGGCCCACCAGCAGGGGCGCCAAGCTAAGCAGTACGGGCGATGCGTCCAAAGCCATACAGAGGTTATGGACTGAAGTCTGAAGACAACTTGAGAAGCTGCCCGCGCTCTAGACGTTCAGTTCTCTTGGCTGTGATCATCGAAGCCAGCATCCGCTGCAAGCAACACAGCAATGCCATTGGAGCTCTGAAGCTTCAGGCGCAGCTCACAAGGCTGCAACAAAAACCCCGCCATTGCTGACGGGGTGAATGTTTGTCGGGAGATCGATAGCGACACCTACGCCCCCTGCTTTCCCCTCTCGGGTCTTGTATAGCTCTCAGCCCACAGGCTTCAGGCTTCCCGAAGCCTTAAAGTTATGCAGTCTCGCAAGCATGCTGTTCAATAATCTTCCAATCAACGAAGAACTGATTGAGATACTTGACGAAATACCTCGTCAGCTTGACCAGATAGGCGGGCGAAATAGTCTCGTCCTCCGGCAAAACATGATTGTAATGGAAGCACATCATGTGGTCGCCTGATTCGAAATTTGCAATGTATGTAGTGTCGACGGGATAATTATCCATATAGTCAGCAGTTTTTTTAAGCTTCTCCTGGTCGAAAGATTTGTCAAACGGGACGTACGCTCTAAAGATAATATCGTCAAATCGTCCTGTGACAATTTCAAATGTCCATTGGTGCAATCGTGCTTGCGCAAATACATACTCGGTTTCTGTACCTTCGTTGCGGGTGATTAGCTCAGTTTTGATGTAAGCACCATTGAGGATTGTCGCGATGGTCTCTGGCGTCAGTTGTTTGGTTGTGAAAGCGAGGTTCATTGGAGTTTGGTGTTGAGGAGGTCATCCCTCCGGTGCATTCACCATCGCCGTTCTCGCTGGAAAGCACCTCCCCCAAAAGTGGTGACTTGAAGCCAGTTCACTGGTCACA belongs to Synechococcus sp. WH 7805 and includes:
- a CDS encoding carbamoyl-phosphate synthase subunit L is translated as MPTKAHAGTAEDLGDVMSISLKDVVKPTIGFQGALQGAGTPNQAGIGGFLPLSVNENSVWFIDALVNANFGDRSSFSSIGDTLVSGTTLSTFTRLGYRWLNGDRSWMYGVNGGYDTRQMATGDTTNDLPIIDPQTVLFQQVEINAEAKSNRWGVSSYGLIPIGEYGYGSDNVATINSFYGASPLTTVGADIDCNILPGLSMSGGYCYQYSEKELDEFKSYPDGSGFKARLTYDLNDQLQAGVVYT
- a CDS encoding 4Fe-4S binding protein codes for the protein MALDASPVLLSLAPLLVGRARRGVVGSSRYAKTLRESVRQAAADVQQRAVFILGEPGLEKDNIAALIHFGSPQRKELMLRLDAALTKADGSDLLQPLEASDGRSLIQLVGDGSLLIDQVDRAPETLKHLLLELLDGHHGFRGRLFFTSETVCPDIVQRCSLIRVPPLRVRRKDLGEWLRYGIRLRSRKLGWHKAPGVSEAVIKRLQAYDFPSNIRELETLIDRALQQINQQDGSTFPELIPEDVFWTPPRQQRYRFDIWRWKPQLREWMRAPLLWNTLLFGLVSWLFVLVNLWLWLGPQDRAHNGALNLFWAWWWPLILLGYPLVGRLWCSFCPFMVWGEISQRLVRALGWQPARWPRGESDRWASPLLAAGFALILLWEEVWNLQNTAWLSSCLLLLITAGAVIGSLCFEKRFWCRYLCPVGGMNGLFAKLSILELRAEVGTCSGSCNSYSCFKGGPADGEGMATEGCPLGTHPAHLKDNRNCVLCMTCAQACPHRSVQLALRPPAADIQREMQLPYGEPALLLVLAGDVCLHQANRLLGWIPGTPESLLDGPLLLRLLLSISALSIPALLYGLASMAFSRERIRRTLYGLLPLVWALLLARHLPLGMSEAGQLLPVSLAPMDWSWSQTLPTWRADSHVIAFCQSTFVLLGWGASVALLRRQLANHRTAWMGASGLALVLALAGRWLVAA
- a CDS encoding phage/plasmid primase, P4 family, whose amino-acid sequence is MNLTEELLASALPESVHHRLQYREVSAEEALKLTGHKHAGWVVPMNGPDGQPYQWEDGKTFYRLKPVTPVPTKDGKTAKYLTAGEAGCRPYLSPLLPKAALKPGKDLDWTEGEKKADCANHHDFPTIGLSGVDSWRDKRTGRSQPLPEFDALELRKRTHRIAFDSDIVHKVEVQGAMAAFSKHLADHHEGRVLVTFIPPELDGRKNGVDDFIVRHGAQAYRVLRELARPATEIDKDGDHQFIWTVEPKESHDKALIAWTVFKDNFAKRKGVGLYRWNGRHWQRCPDRSDSSALLTPLHLWMDHCGWVKRSTSAINSITSELLARLSTDAPWDSVDLIGFANGTLNWRTGQFTPGHRREDFLTFCLDYNYEPEAKCPNFHRFLREACANDDGLINLVRGGFRWAIAPKDTSQAFPIERSFDVTGRKGRGKGTLSEALTALVGGDHGRGLIKSSTFTNPNSLAGLIGKRVAMDPDSDGRISSAGTFNAVVSNEPVEVKLLYKDTHPQRLGVVVWRFFNDSPGASGGGVEGMGRRIITIPFDVEPSKRDPLLKRKIVEEAAGIFAWVFAMTTDEMTAALANSGTVQSSADASIEHALERDPVVRFLLETYPEGIDRIQGRDLFKQWCDWCAQVRHESGSETRFGGLIKKVRVGVGVDAKGVAVRVSKGRKVYTVTPMQDFPLGAYFGVVTVIPHLSDNPQPNPHPTNQPEGQDSEQRGDRGDSSSLNLERLEKIDKRKEESPISPIETLYPPEPSPLSPQHPADAFSDATWATSSKSFIEAQQPIPVYFSATNGAYLIGKIAGETRDKDLMVIRTPTDKIVGCKRSDFTHEGQP